GGCCTGGATCTCGCCCCCCAGGGCACCTTCGCCCGCGACGCCGACTTCGCCACCGGCCGGGACGGCGTCTTCGTCGCCGGTGACGCGGGCCGGGGCCAGTCGCTGATCGTCTGGGCGATCGCCGAGGGCCGCTCGGCGGCCGCGGCCGTCGACCGCTACCTCGTCGGCTCGACCGCGCTGCCCGCCCCGATCAGCGCCACCCACCGGCCGCTCGTCCTCTGACCGTCCCGGGCGCCACCGTCCGGCCCGGGCGCCACCGTCCGGCCCGGGGTGATCCGCGGGCCGGAGGTGAAACAGGATGGACCGGAATGCGGACGTCTGCGATGCTGCGGCGGTGAACCGCCCGGTCGGCAGGGTGGCGGACGCGGCGGTGCGGGCGTGGCGGACGGCGGGTGCGGGCCGCGAGGTGCCGGGCGCCCGGTGCCCGGCCGGCTCCCCGACCGTCTGAGGACCGATGCCCTCCCTGTACCCGCTGCTCTCCGCCTTCGTCCCGATCTGGGTGCTCACCGCCGTCGGCTACCTGCTGGCCCGGACCGGACTGCTGGGGGAGCACGCCGAGGACGTCCTCGGCCGCTTCGTCTTCCATGTGGCCATGCCCGCCGCGCTGTTCGGCATGCTGGCGCGGACTCCGCTCGGCTCCTTCGCCAACGCCTCGATGCTCGCTTTCGCGGCCGGTACGGTGCTGGCCTCACTCCTCGGCGTCGCGGTCAGCCGCTGGGTCTTCGGCCGCCGGCCGGCCGACCAGGCGATCAGCGCGATGGCCTCCGGCTACGTCAACTCCGCCAACCTGGGCATCCCGGTCGCGGTCCAGGTGCTCGGTGACGCGACCTTCATCGCGCCGGTGCTGCTCTTCCAGGTCCTGCTGGTCACGCCGGTCATCCTGACCACCCTGGAGGCGGGCGGCGCCGGTGCGGAGCGGGCCGGACGGGCGGACGGTTACGCGGCTGCGGGTGGCACCCGGTCGGCGGCCCGGCCCGGCGCCGACCGGGCCCGCCGGATGCTGCTGCTCCCGCTGCGGAACCCGGTGATCCTGGCCTCGGGGCTCGGGAGTGCGGTCTCGGCCGCCGGCTGGCACCTGCCGCAGACCCTGGCCCACTCCTGCGAACTGCTCGGCGGTGCGGGCGTGCCGACCGCCCTGGTCGTCCTCGGCATGTCGTTGCACGGCCGCCCGGCCGCCGTCGGGGCCGGACTGCCGGCCGAGGTCGGTGCGTCCGTGCTGATCAAGACGCTGGTGCAGCCGCTGGTGGCCTTCGCGGTGGGCAGCCTGGTGCTCGGGCTGCCCGCGCACCAACTCCTGGCGGTGGTGGTCTGCTCCGCGCTGCCGACGGCCCAGAACGTGTTCATCTACGCCCGCCAGTACGAGTTGAGCACCGTCCTGGCCCGCGACTCGGTGCTGTACTCGACCCTGCTCTCGATGGTCACGCTCTCCGGCGCCGCCTGGGTCCTGGGTTCGGCCCCGCACTGACCGGGGGCGGGCCGGGGTCCGTCGGTGATCCGGCGCCGGCTTCCGTTCAGGTGCCGGCGTCCGTCCGCGCGCC
The sequence above is a segment of the Kitasatospora sp. NBC_00240 genome. Coding sequences within it:
- a CDS encoding AEC family transporter, producing the protein MPSLYPLLSAFVPIWVLTAVGYLLARTGLLGEHAEDVLGRFVFHVAMPAALFGMLARTPLGSFANASMLAFAAGTVLASLLGVAVSRWVFGRRPADQAISAMASGYVNSANLGIPVAVQVLGDATFIAPVLLFQVLLVTPVILTTLEAGGAGAERAGRADGYAAAGGTRSAARPGADRARRMLLLPLRNPVILASGLGSAVSAAGWHLPQTLAHSCELLGGAGVPTALVVLGMSLHGRPAAVGAGLPAEVGASVLIKTLVQPLVAFAVGSLVLGLPAHQLLAVVVCSALPTAQNVFIYARQYELSTVLARDSVLYSTLLSMVTLSGAAWVLGSAPH